From Sediminibacterium sp. TEGAF015, a single genomic window includes:
- a CDS encoding ArnT family glycosyltransferase, with product MKSYTKPILYLIGISFIVKLLLASTIELGNDEVYYWTYVLRPDWNYFDHPPMVAWMIRIFSLNGWWVSELSLRLGSFVGAAFSTWFIFKTGKLIGNERVGWYAALLYTASVYTGFIAGFFVLPDSPQMPFWTGALYIMAYLIIHKSDEKNWSIWIFLGVMIGMATLAKVHGLFLWAGFGFYILLQKRHWLSNPRLYVSAATTILFLIPILYWNIQYDFITYRFHSGRVTHTGINTNAFLQEIVGEFAYQNPFVFVLVWLSVIFFVRKQFRFRQQRIGAWLFSMSIPMLLVFWSIALFNPTLPHWSGPAYIPLYFIVAAWLDQRKAIFFPGILKWAIGFVFIALLTGIALIRYAPVNFGDQSQNAYGEYCPTLDLSGWTSLGEQFSVIVKEDIAEGQIKSHPVLLANKWFPGGHLEFYVSRTSGVPLIGVGALQDLHQFAWLNKERDALQIGMDAYAIVPSNVPLNVAEAYGNYFTTIEPAEKLKQQRGGGVVRYFYIYRLRNCKKVPDSLLP from the coding sequence GTGAAATCCTATACAAAACCAATTCTCTATTTAATTGGCATCAGTTTTATAGTTAAACTCCTGCTGGCATCTACCATTGAGCTTGGTAACGATGAAGTGTATTACTGGACTTACGTGTTAAGACCCGATTGGAATTATTTTGACCACCCACCCATGGTGGCCTGGATGATTCGGATTTTTAGTTTGAACGGATGGTGGGTTTCCGAATTATCGCTGCGGCTGGGAAGTTTTGTTGGGGCGGCGTTTTCAACCTGGTTTATTTTTAAAACAGGTAAGTTGATTGGAAACGAAAGAGTTGGCTGGTATGCTGCCCTTCTATACACAGCTTCTGTTTATACAGGATTTATTGCCGGATTCTTTGTTTTGCCCGATTCTCCCCAAATGCCTTTCTGGACGGGGGCGCTGTATATTATGGCCTATCTGATTATTCATAAGTCGGACGAAAAGAACTGGAGCATCTGGATTTTTCTAGGCGTTATGATTGGCATGGCCACCCTGGCGAAAGTACATGGATTATTTCTATGGGCTGGATTTGGTTTTTATATTTTGTTGCAGAAACGACACTGGCTAAGCAATCCAAGATTGTATGTTTCAGCAGCAACTACAATATTGTTTCTAATCCCCATTCTTTACTGGAATATTCAGTATGATTTTATTACCTATCGTTTTCATTCTGGTAGAGTTACCCATACCGGCATAAATACGAACGCTTTTCTACAGGAAATAGTGGGAGAGTTTGCTTATCAGAATCCTTTTGTGTTTGTATTGGTCTGGTTGTCGGTAATCTTTTTTGTCAGAAAGCAGTTCAGGTTCAGACAACAGAGAATAGGCGCCTGGTTGTTTAGTATGAGTATCCCAATGCTGCTGGTTTTCTGGAGTATTGCGTTGTTTAATCCCACATTGCCACATTGGTCTGGTCCCGCATATATCCCTTTATATTTTATTGTTGCAGCCTGGTTGGATCAACGGAAAGCCATATTTTTTCCTGGCATACTTAAGTGGGCTATTGGATTTGTATTTATTGCTTTATTAACCGGTATTGCTTTAATAAGATATGCGCCAGTCAACTTTGGTGATCAGTCTCAGAATGCATATGGTGAGTATTGCCCAACGCTTGATCTGTCCGGATGGACTTCTTTGGGAGAGCAGTTTTCTGTGATAGTGAAAGAAGATATTGCTGAAGGTCAGATAAAATCTCATCCTGTATTATTAGCTAACAAATGGTTCCCCGGAGGACACCTTGAATTTTATGTATCCCGGACTTCAGGAGTACCTTTAATTGGTGTTGGGGCTTTACAGGATCTTCATCAGTTTGCCTGGTTAAATAAGGAACGTGATGCATTGCAGATAGGGATGGATGCATATGCCATTGTACCTTCTAATGTTCCGTTGAATGTTGCTGAAGCCTATGGTAATTATTTTACGACGATTGAACCTGCGGAAAAATTAAAGCAGCAAAGAGGCGGGGGAGTAGTCCGCTATTTTTATATCTATCGTTTAAGAAACTGTAAGAAAGTTCCCGATTCGCTTTTACCCTAA
- the aroQ gene encoding type II 3-dehydroquinate dehydratase — translation MNITIINGPNLNLLGKREPEVYGNLSFEQYLEQLKAVFTQVHFIYFQSNIEGELINAIQAAGENSVGIVLNPGGYTHTSVAIGDAIAAIQPPVVEVHISNIHAREDFRKISHVSAKAKGTIAGLGLKGYELAIQWLLTQKA, via the coding sequence ATGAACATTACGATCATTAATGGTCCCAATCTGAATTTATTAGGGAAGCGAGAGCCGGAAGTATATGGTAATCTCTCATTTGAACAGTATTTGGAGCAACTTAAAGCAGTTTTTACTCAGGTTCATTTTATCTATTTTCAGTCGAATATAGAAGGGGAACTGATCAATGCTATTCAGGCTGCAGGAGAAAACAGTGTTGGTATTGTTCTGAATCCAGGCGGGTATACACATACCAGTGTTGCCATTGGCGATGCCATTGCTGCTATTCAACCGCCTGTAGTTGAAGTACATATCAGTAATATTCATGCGCGAGAAGATTTCAGAAAAATTTCTCATGTTTCTGCAAAAGCAAAGGGAACGATTGCCGGTCTTGGATTGAAGGGGTATGAACTTGCCATTCAGTGGTTATTGACTCAGAAGGCTTAA
- the carA gene encoding glutamine-hydrolyzing carbamoyl-phosphate synthase small subunit produces the protein MPHSTISRKPATLVLADGHVFHGLSFGKIGTATGEICFNTGMTGYQEVFTDPSYSGQVIIMNTVHIGNYGVKESDVESSSVKIHALIARNLEDQYSRHLANADLNAYLIQNNIVAIDGIDTRALVAHIRTVGAMNCIISSEDLSVEELKASLKEVPSMDGQELASKVSTTTEYELGDPTSPIKVAVLDFGVKQHILQCLVSRGAHVRVHPAKTKIDRLKEFNPTGYFISNGPGDPAAMPYAIETVKEILDEHKPVFGICLGHQLLALANGIPTFKMHHGHRGLNHPVKNIITGQCEITTQNHGFGVDPVAVKDHPNVEVTHVNLNDESIEGIRLKDRPAFSVQYHPESTPGPHDSRYLFDRFVEMMQ, from the coding sequence ATGCCTCATTCTACAATCAGCCGTAAACCCGCTACTCTTGTTCTTGCAGATGGACATGTTTTTCATGGCCTCTCCTTTGGTAAAATTGGTACCGCTACCGGTGAAATTTGTTTTAATACTGGCATGACTGGATACCAGGAAGTATTTACCGATCCAAGTTATTCAGGACAGGTAATCATTATGAATACGGTGCATATTGGAAATTATGGCGTAAAGGAATCAGACGTAGAGAGTAGTTCAGTGAAGATTCATGCCCTGATTGCCAGAAATCTGGAAGATCAATACAGCAGACATCTTGCCAATGCGGATTTAAATGCCTACCTGATTCAAAATAATATTGTTGCTATAGACGGGATTGATACCCGTGCATTGGTAGCACATATAAGAACAGTAGGAGCAATGAACTGTATTATTTCTTCTGAAGATCTTTCTGTAGAGGAATTAAAGGCAAGTCTGAAAGAAGTGCCAAGTATGGATGGTCAGGAACTGGCCAGTAAAGTAAGCACTACCACAGAATATGAATTGGGAGATCCTACTTCCCCCATTAAAGTAGCTGTATTGGATTTTGGTGTGAAGCAACATATTTTACAGTGCCTGGTGAGCAGGGGAGCTCATGTTCGTGTACATCCTGCAAAAACCAAAATTGACCGATTAAAGGAGTTCAATCCTACTGGATATTTTATTTCCAACGGTCCAGGGGATCCTGCTGCCATGCCTTATGCCATTGAGACTGTCAAAGAAATTCTGGATGAACATAAGCCTGTATTTGGTATCTGTTTGGGACATCAGTTGCTGGCATTAGCGAATGGTATCCCAACTTTTAAAATGCACCATGGTCACAGAGGTTTGAATCACCCTGTAAAAAATATTATTACCGGTCAGTGTGAAATTACTACCCAGAACCACGGGTTTGGTGTAGATCCGGTTGCGGTTAAGGATCATCCCAATGTAGAAGTGACGCATGTAAATCTGAATGATGAATCCATTGAAGGTATTCGATTAAAAGACAGACCTGCGTTTAGTGTACAATATCATCCGGAAAGTACACCTGGTCCGCACGATAGCCGATATTTATTTGATCGTTTTGTTGAAATGATGCAGTAA
- the rplQ gene encoding 50S ribosomal protein L17 codes for MRHGDKINNLGRKKAHRVALLQNLASQLITHKRIVTTLAKAKALRAYVEPLITKTKKNESALQISHNHRLVFAELQDKAAVKELFTVVGPKVASRPGGYTRILKLGIRPGDNAEKAMIELVDFNEIYGKSATAAAEPAKKTRRSRAPKKADAAEESTVAPEAASTEEKAAE; via the coding sequence ATGCGTCACGGAGACAAAATCAACAACCTCGGTCGTAAGAAGGCACACAGAGTGGCTTTGTTACAGAACCTTGCAAGTCAGTTAATCACGCACAAGCGTATTGTTACTACTTTGGCTAAAGCCAAGGCTTTAAGAGCATACGTTGAGCCATTGATTACCAAGACCAAGAAGAACGAATCTGCTTTACAAATCAGCCACAATCACCGTTTGGTGTTTGCTGAATTGCAGGATAAAGCTGCTGTGAAAGAATTATTCACTGTAGTTGGACCTAAAGTTGCTTCTCGTCCAGGTGGTTATACCAGAATTTTGAAATTAGGCATTCGTCCTGGTGACAATGCTGAAAAAGCAATGATTGAATTGGTTGACTTCAACGAAATCTATGGTAAGTCTGCAACAGCTGCTGCAGAACCTGCTAAGAAAACTCGTCGTAGCCGCGCTCCTAAAAAAGCAGATGCTGCTGAGGAATCCACTGTAGCTCCTGAAGCTGCTTCAACTGAAGAAAAAGCCGCTGAATAA
- a CDS encoding DNA-directed RNA polymerase subunit alpha, which produces MAILSFQKPDKIVLQKATDFEGQFEFRPLEPGYGLTIGNALRRVLLSSLEGYAIVGIKIDGVDHEFATIKGITEDVTEMILNLKQVRFKKNADMDLTSEKINLSIKGRSEFTAGMIGEVTPSFQVMNPELLICTMDPTAKLDIELTIARGRGYVPAEENKVKDAPFGYIAIDSIHTPIKNVKYAIENYRVEQRTDYEKLILDVATDGTIHPEEAVKQASRILIQHLMIITDENITFDNKEDKKEDVVDEHVLQLRKVLKTPLEDLDLSVRAFNCLKAAKINSLSELVQYEQEDLMKFRNFGQKSLSEIEQVLTERGLSFGMDLGKLGLDNLDN; this is translated from the coding sequence ATGGCAATATTAAGCTTCCAAAAGCCAGACAAAATCGTTCTACAGAAAGCAACTGATTTTGAAGGTCAGTTTGAATTTCGTCCGCTAGAGCCAGGATATGGATTAACCATTGGTAATGCTTTACGCAGAGTACTTTTGAGTTCTTTAGAAGGATACGCAATCGTAGGTATTAAAATTGACGGAGTAGACCACGAGTTTGCTACTATCAAAGGAATTACCGAAGACGTTACTGAAATGATCCTGAATTTAAAGCAGGTTCGTTTTAAGAAGAACGCCGATATGGATTTGACTTCTGAAAAAATCAATTTATCAATCAAGGGCCGCAGCGAATTCACTGCCGGAATGATTGGAGAAGTTACTCCAAGTTTCCAGGTAATGAATCCTGAATTGTTAATCTGCACCATGGATCCTACCGCTAAATTAGACATCGAGCTTACTATTGCAAGAGGTCGCGGTTATGTTCCTGCAGAAGAGAACAAAGTGAAAGATGCTCCATTTGGATATATCGCAATCGATTCTATTCACACCCCAATCAAGAACGTTAAATACGCTATTGAGAACTACCGTGTTGAACAAAGAACCGATTACGAAAAATTAATTTTGGATGTTGCAACTGACGGAACTATTCATCCTGAAGAAGCAGTAAAACAAGCTTCCAGAATTTTGATTCAGCATTTGATGATCATCACCGATGAAAACATCACTTTCGATAACAAAGAAGATAAGAAAGAAGATGTAGTTGATGAGCACGTATTGCAACTGCGCAAAGTATTGAAAACTCCATTGGAAGATTTAGACCTTTCTGTGCGTGCTTTCAACTGCTTAAAAGCAGCAAAAATTAACAGCTTAAGTGAACTAGTTCAATATGAACAAGAAGATTTGATGAAGTTCAGAAACTTCGGTCAGAAATCATTGTCTGAAATTGAGCAAGTATTAACCGAAAGAGGTTTAAGCTTTGGTATGGATCTAGGTAAACTAGGTTTAGACAATTTAGATAACTAA
- the rpsD gene encoding 30S ribosomal protein S4, with protein sequence MARYTGPKTKISRIFGEPILGNAKWLGKNSNPPGQHGAARKRKTLGEYALQLREKQKAKYTYGVLERQFRKTFEEAQRLKGVTGENLIKLLEARLDNTVFRMGLTASRPEARQLVNHKHITVNGEIMNVPSYTCKPGDIIAYRPKSAHNSGITSKTRGKNPKFGWLDWNESEMKGTFITMPEREHVPENIKEQLIVELYSK encoded by the coding sequence ATGGCACGTTACACAGGTCCAAAGACCAAAATCTCCAGAATTTTCGGCGAACCTATTTTAGGAAATGCCAAGTGGTTAGGAAAGAATTCTAACCCTCCAGGACAGCATGGTGCTGCCCGCAAGCGTAAGACTTTAGGCGAATATGCCCTACAGTTAAGAGAAAAGCAAAAGGCAAAATACACTTATGGTGTATTGGAGCGCCAGTTCCGTAAGACTTTTGAAGAAGCTCAGCGTTTAAAAGGTGTTACCGGTGAGAACCTGATTAAATTATTAGAAGCACGTTTAGACAATACAGTATTCCGTATGGGATTAACTGCCAGCCGTCCAGAAGCTCGTCAGTTGGTTAACCACAAGCATATTACTGTAAACGGTGAAATCATGAATGTACCTTCTTACACTTGTAAGCCAGGTGATATCATTGCTTACCGTCCTAAGAGTGCACACAATTCTGGCATTACCAGCAAAACACGTGGTAAGAATCCTAAGTTTGGTTGGTTAGATTGGAACGAATCTGAAATGAAAGGTACGTTCATCACCATGCCAGAGCGCGAGCATGTTCCTGAAAATATTAAGGAGCAGTTGATCGTTGAATTGTACTCTAAGTAA
- the rpsK gene encoding 30S ribosomal protein S11: MAKPQKAQNSAKAAAKKRVVKVDAAGEVRISATFNNIIISFTNKTGQVISWSSAGKMGFKGSKKNTPYAAQMAAADAAKVALDAGLKRVDVFVKGPGAGREGAIRSISQSGIEVTSIKDVTPMPHNGCRPPKQRRV, encoded by the coding sequence ATGGCTAAACCACAAAAAGCGCAGAACAGTGCAAAAGCTGCTGCCAAGAAAAGAGTAGTAAAAGTAGATGCTGCCGGCGAAGTAAGAATCTCTGCTACTTTCAACAACATTATTATCAGCTTTACCAACAAGACTGGCCAGGTTATCAGCTGGAGCAGTGCTGGTAAAATGGGTTTTAAAGGTTCTAAGAAAAACACTCCATACGCAGCTCAGATGGCTGCTGCTGATGCTGCGAAAGTTGCATTGGACGCAGGTTTGAAGCGTGTAGATGTATTTGTAAAAGGACCAGGTGCGGGTCGTGAAGGTGCAATCCGTTCTATTTCTCAGTCTGGTATTGAAGTAACTTCTATCAAAGACGTTACCCCTATGCCACACAACGGATGTCGTCCTCCAAAACAAAGAAGAGTTTAA
- the rpsM gene encoding 30S ribosomal protein S13, producing MARIAGIDLPKNKRGEIGLTYIFGIGRSTAQYILEKAGIDLDKKVNQWNDEEQTAIRNIINNEFKVEGALRSEVSMSIKRLLDIACYRGLRHRKGLPVRGQRTKTNSRTRKGKRKTVAGKKKAAKK from the coding sequence ATGGCTCGTATTGCCGGTATTGATTTGCCAAAAAACAAAAGAGGAGAGATTGGTCTAACCTATATTTTTGGTATTGGACGTTCAACAGCTCAGTATATCCTTGAAAAAGCGGGTATTGACTTGGACAAAAAAGTAAACCAGTGGAATGATGAGGAGCAAACTGCTATCCGTAACATCATCAACAACGAATTCAAGGTAGAAGGTGCACTAAGAAGTGAGGTTTCTATGAGTATCAAACGTTTGTTGGATATTGCATGTTACAGAGGGTTACGTCATCGTAAAGGACTTCCTGTTCGTGGTCAGAGAACAAAGACCAACAGCCGTACCAGAAAAGGTAAGCGTAAAACAGTTGCTGGTAAGAAGAAAGCAGCTAAGAAATAA
- the ykgO gene encoding type B 50S ribosomal protein L36: protein MKVRASIKKRSADCKIVKRKGKLFVINKKNPRFKQRQG, encoded by the coding sequence ATGAAAGTAAGAGCTTCCATTAAAAAACGCAGTGCCGATTGTAAGATCGTGAAGCGCAAGGGTAAATTATTTGTGATTAACAAAAAGAATCCTCGCTTTAAGCAGCGTCAAGGGTAA
- the infA gene encoding translation initiation factor IF-1 — protein sequence MSKQPLIKQDGVILEALSNAMFRVKLENGHEILATISGKMRMHYIRILPGDKVGVEMSPYDLSRGRIIFRYK from the coding sequence ATGTCGAAACAACCATTGATTAAACAGGACGGAGTCATTCTAGAGGCATTAAGTAATGCAATGTTTAGAGTGAAGTTAGAAAACGGTCACGAAATATTGGCCACTATTTCAGGAAAAATGAGGATGCACTACATCCGTATTTTACCAGGGGACAAAGTGGGTGTGGAAATGAGCCCATACGATTTGAGCAGAGGAAGAATCATTTTCAGATACAAATAA
- a CDS encoding homogentisate 1,2-dioxygenase, which produces MPHYIQLGSIPHKRHTQFRKPDGGLYSEQLFSTEGFSDDYSLLYHIYPPTQIIKTDEPIDVSPKVAEEKMLKHRCFEGFQVKPVADYLESRKAVLVNNDCHIVLAAPQQSMSEYFYKNADADELIFIHEGSGTVKTQYGKLDFSYGDYIVIPRGTIYQIHFNGSDNRLFIVESFSPFRYPKRYLSKHGQLLEHSPYCERDIRGPKDLETIDQKGDFLIKTKKKGILYGLHYGTHPFDVIGWDGCCYPYIFSIHDFEPITGRVHQPPPVHQTFDAHNFVVCSFCPRLYDYHPAAIPAPYNHSNIDSDEVLYYVDGDFMSRKNVTRGMITLHPAGIPHGPHPGAVEKSIGKKETLELAVMVDTFHPLQLTEEAIRIENEGYTMSWAE; this is translated from the coding sequence ATGCCACATTATATTCAGCTAGGATCCATCCCTCATAAACGTCATACGCAGTTCAGAAAGCCAGATGGTGGTTTGTATTCTGAGCAGTTGTTTTCTACTGAAGGATTTAGTGATGACTATTCCCTCTTGTACCATATTTATCCTCCCACTCAGATAATCAAAACGGATGAGCCCATTGATGTATCACCCAAAGTTGCAGAGGAGAAAATGCTGAAGCACCGCTGCTTTGAAGGATTTCAGGTAAAGCCGGTTGCCGATTATTTAGAGAGCAGAAAGGCAGTGTTGGTAAACAATGATTGTCATATTGTACTGGCTGCACCTCAACAAAGCATGTCCGAATATTTTTATAAAAATGCGGACGCAGATGAATTGATTTTTATTCACGAAGGAAGTGGTACAGTTAAAACCCAGTACGGTAAACTGGATTTTTCTTATGGTGATTACATTGTGATTCCCAGAGGTACTATTTATCAGATTCATTTTAATGGATCAGATAACCGACTGTTTATAGTAGAAAGTTTTAGCCCGTTCCGATATCCGAAACGTTATCTGAGCAAACATGGACAGTTGCTGGAGCATTCTCCTTATTGTGAGCGTGATATTAGAGGTCCAAAGGATTTGGAGACTATTGACCAGAAAGGAGATTTTTTAATCAAGACCAAAAAGAAAGGGATTCTATATGGGCTGCATTATGGTACCCACCCTTTTGATGTAATTGGGTGGGATGGATGTTGCTATCCTTATATCTTTAGTATACACGATTTTGAACCTATTACAGGAAGAGTACATCAGCCACCACCAGTGCATCAGACATTTGATGCGCACAATTTTGTGGTGTGCAGTTTCTGCCCAAGATTATACGATTACCATCCAGCGGCAATTCCTGCTCCTTACAATCATAGTAATATAGACAGTGATGAGGTATTGTATTATGTTGATGGAGATTTTATGAGCCGAAAGAATGTAACCAGGGGAATGATTACTCTGCATCCCGCAGGTATTCCTCACGGTCCACATCCGGGAGCTGTTGAAAAGAGTATCGGGAAAAAAGAGACCCTAGAGCTGGCTGTAATGGTAGACACTTTTCATCCCCTTCAGCTTACGGAAGAAGCCATCCGGATTGAAAATGAGGGATATACCATGAGTTGGGCAGAATAA
- a CDS encoding TolB family protein → MKKAFLFFAQIAIVLGALAQPGSQPLNKVPGDTLRFEGEKFFKNVQQLTFGGDNAEAYWSFDSKHIVFQRTNPKEGINCDQIYVGKVPTKPGEKFEYKLVGTGKGRSTCAYFMPDGKHIIYASTHEGGAECPPVPDRAKYGNKYIWPLYSSYDIYMADLNGKIVKKLTNAKGYDAEATLSYDGKKMIYCSDKSGDLELYIMDLASGKEKQITYDLGYDGGAWFSPDGKKIVWRASRPKTDAEIAEYKELLKEGLVAPTNMEVWVADADGSNPKQITSWGQANWAPNFTPDSKGIIISSNHEYKRGFPFNMYLVDLEGNNKQKISRDQGFDAFPMVSPDGKKIVFGSNRNNGGTRDTNLFVADWVKQ, encoded by the coding sequence ATGAAAAAAGCTTTCTTGTTTTTTGCTCAAATTGCGATAGTGCTAGGTGCGCTTGCACAACCCGGTTCTCAGCCTCTAAACAAAGTGCCGGGTGATACCCTTCGTTTTGAAGGGGAAAAGTTTTTTAAAAACGTTCAGCAGTTAACTTTTGGAGGAGACAATGCAGAAGCTTACTGGAGTTTTGATAGTAAGCATATCGTATTTCAACGCACCAATCCTAAAGAAGGGATAAACTGCGATCAGATTTATGTGGGCAAAGTACCAACGAAACCGGGGGAGAAATTTGAATATAAATTAGTGGGCACCGGCAAGGGAAGGTCTACCTGTGCTTATTTTATGCCAGATGGGAAACATATTATTTATGCTTCTACACATGAGGGGGGAGCAGAATGTCCGCCAGTACCGGATCGTGCTAAATACGGAAACAAATACATCTGGCCTTTGTACAGCAGTTATGATATTTACATGGCCGACCTGAATGGTAAAATTGTTAAGAAGTTAACCAATGCAAAAGGGTATGATGCCGAAGCCACCCTCTCTTATGATGGAAAGAAAATGATTTATTGTTCCGATAAAAGCGGTGACCTTGAATTGTATATAATGGACCTGGCAAGTGGGAAAGAAAAGCAAATCACATATGACCTGGGATACGATGGCGGTGCCTGGTTTAGCCCCGATGGAAAAAAAATAGTATGGCGTGCCAGCAGACCTAAAACGGATGCTGAAATTGCAGAGTATAAGGAACTACTAAAGGAAGGACTGGTTGCACCAACCAATATGGAAGTTTGGGTTGCAGATGCAGACGGCTCTAATCCAAAGCAGATTACCAGCTGGGGACAGGCCAATTGGGCTCCCAATTTTACCCCTGACAGTAAAGGAATTATCATTTCCAGTAACCACGAATACAAAAGAGGCTTTCCTTTTAACATGTATCTAGTAGACCTGGAGGGAAATAATAAGCAAAAAATCAGCAGAGATCAGGGATTTGATGCTTTCCCAATGGTTAGTCCAGACGGCAAAAAGATTGTGTTTGGTTCCAACAGAAACAATGGTGGAACACGTGATACCAACTTATTTGTTGCCGACTGGGTTAAGCAATAA
- the rpe gene encoding ribulose-phosphate 3-epimerase produces MPIIAPSLLSANFLHLNKDCQMLNESHADWFHLDVMDGRFVPNISFGLPVISHIRKATNKVCDVHLMIEEPEKYTQAFKEAGADILTVHIEACHHLHRNIQQIKALGMKAGVAVNPHTSVDLLKDIIADVDVVCLMSVNPGFGGQSFIPRTIEKIKQLKAIINQASSNCLIEIDGGVTLENAKEILAAGADVLVAGNTVFKSADPKETIAALKAL; encoded by the coding sequence ATGCCCATAATAGCCCCTTCCCTCTTAAGTGCCAATTTCTTACACCTCAATAAAGACTGTCAGATGCTGAATGAAAGCCATGCCGACTGGTTTCATCTAGATGTAATGGATGGAAGATTTGTACCGAATATTAGTTTTGGATTACCTGTTATCAGCCATATCAGAAAAGCTACGAACAAAGTATGCGACGTGCACTTAATGATTGAAGAACCGGAAAAATATACCCAGGCATTTAAAGAAGCCGGAGCAGATATTTTAACCGTACATATTGAAGCCTGCCATCACTTGCACAGAAATATTCAACAGATTAAAGCGCTGGGCATGAAAGCCGGTGTGGCCGTGAATCCGCACACTTCTGTAGACTTACTGAAAGACATTATTGCCGATGTGGATGTTGTTTGCTTAATGAGTGTAAACCCCGGATTTGGGGGTCAAAGTTTTATCCCAAGAACCATTGAAAAAATAAAGCAATTAAAGGCCATCATCAATCAGGCTTCCAGCAATTGCCTAATAGAAATAGACGGCGGTGTTACACTGGAAAATGCAAAAGAGATTTTAGCAGCCGGAGCTGATGTTTTGGTTGCGGGCAATACCGTTTTTAAATCTGCAGACCCCAAAGAAACTATTGCTGCTTTAAAAGCATTGTAA
- a CDS encoding PhoH family protein: MTETIISLESVNPIEFFGVNNGKLDLLKKKFPLLKILSRGTQLKLSGAPEQIDTAKEKIDLIVQYLQRNGHLSEGYFEQILGGDDAEAIDNFVDRNPNDILVFGPNGKTVRARTQNQKKMVHAADRNDIVFAIGPAGTGKTYTAVALAVRALKNKVVKKIILTRPAVEAGESLGFLPGDLKEKIDPYLRPLYDALDDMIPADKLGYYMSTRTIEIAPLAYMRGRTLDNAFIILDEAQNANDLQLKMFLTRIGANAKAIITGDPTQIDLPRNMRSGLDKSTRILRNIDGIAHIELTEEDVVRHRLVKAIIKAYDKEKEREDKENPPYHR, encoded by the coding sequence TTGACAGAAACAATCATTAGCCTAGAATCGGTAAATCCTATTGAGTTTTTTGGCGTCAACAATGGAAAACTCGATTTACTGAAGAAAAAATTTCCCCTTTTAAAAATCTTGTCAAGAGGCACTCAATTAAAACTGAGCGGCGCGCCCGAACAGATTGATACTGCCAAAGAAAAAATTGATTTAATTGTTCAGTACCTGCAAAGAAATGGTCATTTGAGTGAAGGCTATTTTGAACAGATATTAGGTGGTGACGACGCTGAAGCCATCGATAATTTTGTGGATCGGAATCCCAATGATATTCTGGTATTTGGCCCCAACGGAAAGACCGTAAGGGCAAGAACCCAGAATCAGAAGAAAATGGTACACGCTGCAGACAGAAACGATATCGTTTTTGCCATTGGACCAGCGGGTACCGGTAAAACCTATACAGCGGTAGCGCTTGCGGTAAGGGCTTTAAAAAACAAAGTGGTCAAGAAAATTATTTTAACCAGACCAGCAGTAGAAGCAGGCGAAAGTCTCGGATTCCTGCCGGGTGATTTAAAAGAAAAAATTGATCCATACCTACGCCCTCTGTATGACGCACTGGACGATATGATACCAGCTGACAAACTGGGGTATTATATGAGTACCCGTACCATTGAGATTGCACCGTTGGCCTACATGCGTGGTAGAACACTCGACAATGCATTTATCATTCTGGATGAAGCTCAGAATGCCAATGACCTTCAGTTGAAAATGTTTTTAACCCGTATTGGTGCCAATGCCAAAGCTATTATCACCGGTGATCCAACACAGATTGATTTGCCCCGCAATATGCGAAGCGGATTAGACAAATCAACACGGATTCTGCGCAATATTGATGGCATCGCCCATATTGAATTAACAGAAGAAGATGTGGTAAGACATCGATTGGTAAAAGCCATCATCAAGGCATATGACAAAGAAAAAGAACGAGAGGACAAGGAAAACCCTCCCTATCACCGATAA